A genomic region of Methanothermobacter thermautotrophicus str. Delta H contains the following coding sequences:
- a CDS encoding AAA family ATPase, which yields MIIRSLELKNIRSYESGRVEFDDGVTLFEGDIGSGKTTLLLAVEFALFGLGDQRGDSLLRATSNSGSVKLTFTVDGEEYTVYRELKRGSSGVQQGELYIRKQGVVKKLSAKELKAEVLEILGYREPLNPRARSRIYRYAVFTPQEQMKSIIEAPKNDRLERLRKAFDLEKYSRAADNANLVSRRIRRESESLEDRSYDLEDKKRELEGLLGEKEKLESEKKQLDSDIEGIEAEIAKLKSEMEVLQREKNRIESAEREIESLQNEIETLRSSSERLMERNRSIEEEYRRSLDELQKCSDIREKLQEELNSLGERISALELKRESLMDDSRRFREASIQYRNLVSELENLIKTGRDLEDEISGLEDYTDRIKSKIESMESIEDPGYTEDEVEAGIRKLEVEVSDLQQELGGIHGKIEDYESIGRRGVCPTCDQEVNPDYINDKLSSARERKGSVESRIADLRNEIMNKNELMKRIAEYKRSREELRLLREDLEKRIKECHRRRESLDNIRERIRQIEEGKAESEKLIEELKDAESDFNKVEHELKSLREMESGYSSKLAAASGRMDQLRTRITELNPETSREYRDNLKKIDENESNIAEKRAKIRENEEALKNRDEVESSIHDLTQSICEMENLRDEKRDRRAAVEGKIEEKQRQIGNLESEIAKKRELRKRARELGNYVTWLNEYFIPAMDDIETHVMAQINHEFNERFQKWFRVLVDDPGKSVRIDEDFTPIVEQDGYEQNLEYLSGGERTSIALAYRLALNMVVQRLTDVRSDILILDEPTDGFSKEQLYKLRDIFDELESRQIILVSHEEELENLADHIYRVEKSDGTSIIEKTG from the coding sequence TTGATCATCAGATCCCTTGAACTTAAGAACATAAGGAGCTATGAGTCTGGAAGGGTTGAGTTTGATGATGGAGTGACCCTCTTCGAGGGAGATATAGGTTCAGGAAAGACAACCCTGCTCCTTGCAGTGGAATTCGCCCTTTTCGGTCTGGGTGACCAGAGGGGTGACAGCCTCCTGAGGGCCACATCAAATTCAGGTTCAGTCAAACTCACATTCACCGTTGATGGAGAGGAGTACACGGTTTACAGGGAACTCAAAAGGGGATCATCGGGGGTTCAGCAGGGCGAACTCTACATCAGAAAACAGGGGGTGGTGAAGAAACTCTCTGCAAAGGAACTGAAGGCCGAGGTACTTGAGATCCTAGGGTACAGGGAGCCCCTTAATCCAAGGGCCAGGAGCAGGATATACCGTTATGCTGTCTTCACACCACAGGAGCAGATGAAGAGCATAATCGAGGCCCCGAAGAATGACCGGCTTGAAAGGCTCAGGAAGGCCTTTGACCTTGAAAAGTACAGCAGGGCGGCTGATAATGCAAATCTGGTTTCCAGGAGAATAAGGAGAGAATCAGAGAGCCTAGAAGACAGGTCCTATGATCTTGAAGATAAGAAGAGGGAACTTGAAGGACTCCTGGGGGAGAAGGAGAAACTGGAATCAGAGAAGAAGCAGCTTGACAGTGATATTGAAGGAATCGAGGCAGAGATAGCTAAACTGAAATCAGAGATGGAAGTTCTTCAGAGAGAGAAAAACCGGATTGAGAGTGCTGAAAGGGAAATAGAATCGCTTCAAAATGAAATAGAAACCCTCAGATCATCCTCAGAGAGACTCATGGAAAGGAACAGGAGTATAGAGGAGGAATACCGGAGATCCCTTGATGAACTTCAGAAATGCAGTGATATCAGGGAAAAGCTTCAGGAGGAACTGAATTCACTGGGAGAAAGGATCAGTGCCCTTGAGCTGAAAAGGGAATCCCTCATGGATGACTCCCGGAGGTTCAGGGAGGCTTCAATCCAATACAGAAACCTTGTCAGTGAACTTGAAAATCTTATTAAGACAGGAAGGGATTTAGAGGATGAAATATCCGGGCTTGAGGATTATACTGACAGGATAAAATCAAAAATAGAGAGTATGGAGTCCATTGAGGACCCGGGATACACGGAGGATGAAGTTGAAGCCGGGATAAGAAAACTTGAGGTTGAGGTGTCGGATCTCCAGCAGGAACTCGGGGGGATACATGGAAAGATAGAGGACTATGAGTCCATCGGAAGGAGGGGCGTATGTCCAACATGTGACCAGGAGGTTAATCCAGACTACATAAATGATAAACTCAGCAGTGCCCGTGAAAGAAAAGGATCGGTTGAATCAAGGATAGCAGATCTCAGAAATGAAATCATGAATAAGAATGAACTCATGAAGCGCATCGCAGAGTATAAAAGGTCACGGGAGGAACTGAGGTTACTCAGGGAGGACCTTGAAAAACGGATTAAGGAATGCCACAGAAGACGCGAAAGTCTTGATAATATCAGAGAAAGGATCCGGCAGATTGAGGAGGGTAAAGCTGAGAGTGAGAAGCTCATTGAAGAACTGAAGGATGCGGAATCTGACTTCAATAAGGTGGAGCATGAACTGAAATCCCTCCGTGAAATGGAATCAGGATACTCCAGTAAACTTGCAGCAGCATCCGGGAGGATGGATCAGCTCAGGACCAGGATCACTGAACTCAACCCTGAAACCAGCAGGGAATACAGAGATAACCTAAAGAAAATTGATGAAAATGAGAGTAACATCGCTGAAAAGAGAGCTAAAATCAGGGAAAATGAAGAGGCACTCAAAAACAGGGATGAAGTTGAGTCCAGTATACATGATCTAACCCAGAGTATCTGTGAAATGGAAAATCTTCGGGATGAAAAAAGAGACAGAAGGGCTGCAGTTGAAGGAAAAATCGAGGAGAAGCAGAGACAGATTGGTAACCTTGAGTCTGAAATTGCTAAAAAGAGAGAACTCAGGAAACGTGCCCGGGAACTGGGGAACTATGTGACCTGGCTCAATGAATACTTCATCCCTGCAATGGATGACATCGAGACCCACGTGATGGCACAGATAAACCATGAGTTCAATGAGAGATTCCAGAAATGGTTCAGGGTCCTGGTGGATGACCCCGGTAAATCCGTGAGGATCGATGAGGACTTCACACCCATCGTTGAGCAGGACGGCTATGAGCAGAACCTTGAATACCTCAGTGGTGGTGAAAGGACCAGCATAGCCCTTGCATACAGGCTTGCACTGAACATGGTGGTCCAGCGTCTCACCGATGTGAGGTCGGACATACTTATACTGGACGAACCCACCGATGGATTCAGCAAGGAGCAGCTCTACAAGCTCAGGGACATCTTCGATGAACTTGAATCCAGACAGATAATCCTGGTATCCCATGAGGAGGAACTTGAAAACCTTGCAGACCATATCTACAGGGTTGAAAAGTCTGACGGCACATCCATCATAGAAAAGACCGGCTGA